Proteins found in one Panthera tigris isolate Pti1 chromosome B3, P.tigris_Pti1_mat1.1, whole genome shotgun sequence genomic segment:
- the LOC102957657 gene encoding cathepsin G — protein MQLLLFLMAFLLPPGAGAGEIIGGQEARPHSRPYMAFLIIQTPVGYSTCGGFLVREDFVLTAAHCWGSPITVILGAHNIRREERTQQRRSVLRAIRHPDYNQQSNVNDIMLLQLENRIQQSEAVRTVSLPQAQARLRPGAVCTVAGWGLVSLSRSTNRLHEVQLTVQRDSSCRDRFSFYTGQTQICVGNPSSRKSAFLGDSGGPLICNNVAEGIVSYGDRRGIPPAVFTRVSSFVNWINRTMERFKQQNQTWTPL, from the exons ATGCAGCTGCTCCTGTTCCTGATGGCCTTTCTCCTACCCCCCGGGGCTGGGGCAG GGGAGATCATCGGAGGCCAAGAGGCCAGGCCTCATTCCCGCCCCTACATGGCTTTTCTTATAATCCAGACTCCAGTGGGGTACAGCACCTGCGGGGGTTTCCTGGTGAGAGAAGACTTTGTGCTGACGGCAGCTCACTGCTGGGGAAG TCCTATCACCGTCATCCTGGGGGCCCACAACatcaggagggaggaaagaaccCAGCAGCGCAGGTCTGTGCTCAGAGCCATCCGCCACCCTGATTACAATCAACAGAGCAACGTGAATGACATCATGTTACTGCAG CTGGAAAACAGAATCCAACAGAGTGAAGCTGTGAGGACAGTGTCTCTGCCTCAGGCACAGGCCAGACTGAGACCTGGGGCCGTGTGCACCGTGGCAGGCTGGGGCCTGGTGAGCCTGAGCAGGAGTACAAACAGACTCCATGAGGTGCAGCTAACCGTGCAGAGGGATAGCAGCTGCCGCGATCGCTTCAGTTTCTACACCGGCCAAACACAAATTTGTGTGGGAAACCCAAGTTCGAGGAAGTCCGCCTTCCTG GGGGACTCCGGAGGCCCCCTGATATGTAACAATGTGGCCGAGGGGATTGTCTCCTATGGAGACAGGAGGGGGATTCCTCCCGCAGTCTTCACCAGGGTGTCCAGCTTCGTGAACTGGATAAACAGAACAATGGAACGCTTCAAGCAGCAGAACCAGACCTGGACGCCGCTGTGA